CCTGACCCTGCCGGGACGCATGATCGAGCTGGCTCCGCCGAGCGCTCTGCTCGGAAGCATCATCACCCTTGGGTTGCTGTCCAAGAACCTCGAACTGCTTGCCATGCGGGCAAGCGGTATCTCCATCCAGCGTGTCGGGTGGGCTTTTGCGAAACCCGCTCTCCTTACCCTTCTCGCCCTTCTGCTTGGCGCCCAGTTCATCATTCCGTCCCTTGAGCAGACGGCGTGGACCCGGCGTGAAACCGCGCTTTCAGAGTCGGGAACAATTCTGCCGAGAGGGGATTTCTGGACCAGAAGCGGAAGGCGCTTTATAAACCTGCATACCGGCAGGGAGAGCGGAATTCAGGCGGCCGACATCTACGAGTTTGACGAGGGGAGGAGGCTGGAGGGCTATATCCATGCCCGGGAGACAAAGATCGGCCCCGAGGGGGGATGGGCATTGCACGGAGTGTGGCAGAAGGTCATTACGGACCAGGGAGGGGCGGTGCGTGAGATCCCCCATCTTGTCCTCCCCGGCCTGCTCACCAGCAAACAGGCTGCTGAACTCGCGCTGCCGCCGCAGACCCTCTCTTTGACGGAACTCGCCAGTGTCATCGGCAATCAGCAGGAACGGGGAGAAAACCCGGGGCGCTACCGGCTGGCGCTCTGGCAGAAGCTGAGCCTTCCGGTGATGACCGGGGCGATGATAATGATATCGCTTCCCTTTGTGTGCCGCTCGACCCGCAGTTCCGGTCTCGGCTGGCTCATCATGGTCGGTGCGATTACCGGCGTGGCGTTCTTCTTCCTCAACCAGATTCTCGGCTACACCGGCCTGATCCTCCAGATTTCGCCCGCCTGGACAACTCTCATTCCTGCTCTGGCTGTCCTGGCAGGCGGGGTTTTCCTGACGCGAAGAATCTCCTGAAACGGGAGCCGGCTTGCGGTGGATTCGTCAGGGGGTGCAGGCAGGCAGGCGGATTTCCTTCTCCGGACCTGCTATGAATCTGTGCTGGGCGGGAGAGTAGGCGCGAATGACGAGCCGCAGCAGCCAACCGTCTGCTGTGCGTTGAA
The nucleotide sequence above comes from Geobacter benzoatilyticus. Encoded proteins:
- the lptG gene encoding LPS export ABC transporter permease LptG, which translates into the protein MKILDRYLAASFLRTWFSVNLVLAGLLSFLELASQLDDVGKGNYSSSDALLYVALTLPGRMIELAPPSALLGSIITLGLLSKNLELLAMRASGISIQRVGWAFAKPALLTLLALLLGAQFIIPSLEQTAWTRRETALSESGTILPRGDFWTRSGRRFINLHTGRESGIQAADIYEFDEGRRLEGYIHARETKIGPEGGWALHGVWQKVITDQGGAVREIPHLVLPGLLTSKQAAELALPPQTLSLTELASVIGNQQERGENPGRYRLALWQKLSLPVMTGAMIMISLPFVCRSTRSSGLGWLIMVGAITGVAFFFLNQILGYTGLILQISPAWTTLIPALAVLAGGVFLTRRIS